From Zingiber officinale cultivar Zhangliang chromosome 5B, Zo_v1.1, whole genome shotgun sequence, the proteins below share one genomic window:
- the LOC121984048 gene encoding TLC domain-containing protein 4-like yields MIAEKAYIYRVDQLVRNYLLADPVVPYTSIIAGIFMSKMAYNATNSISSYYKGFSSLKNIQQVEWNNRGMSSVHAVFITAMSIYLVFFSDLFANRPDGLIIFRNSSVSNFSLGISIGYFITDLTMIFWLYPSLGGIEYVLHHLLSIIAVSYAISTGEGQLYTYIVLISEATTPGINLRWFLDTAGMKNSRAYTINGVMMVVAWLVARILLFIYLFCNLYLYYDQIEQMHKFGYFLTFMVPTTLFIMNVMWFRKIIRGLVKMLTKQQ; encoded by the exons ATGATAGCAGAGAAGGCCTACATTTACCGCGTCGACCAGCTGGTTAGAAACTACTTGCTAGCAGATCCTGTTGTCCCATATACCTCTATAATTGCAGGCATCTTCATGTCCAAAATG GCATATAATGCTACCAATTCCATTAGTTCTTACTACAAAGGATTTTCATCTCTCAAAAACATCCAGCAAGTCGAGTGGAACAACAG GGGAATGTCTAGTGTACATGCTGTTTTCATCACGGCGATGTCAATTTATTTAGTATTCTTCTCAGATCTCTTCGCAAATCGCCCGGATGGACTCATCATATTTAGAAATTCAAGCGTCTCTAATTTTTCATTAGGG ATCTCGATCGGGTACTTCATTACAGATCTTACGATGATTTTCTGGCTATATCCTTCCCTCGGTGGAATTGAGTAT gttctccatcatttactatcGATAATAGCAGTTTCTTATGCTATTTCGACCGGAGAAGGGCAGCTATACACATACATTGTCCTCATTTCCGAAGCCACCACTCCCGGGATAAATCTACGATG GTTCCTCGATACCGCCGGAATGAAAAATTCAAGGGCATATACCATCAATGGTGTGATGATGGTCGTTGCATGGCTA GTGGCAAGAATACTGCTGTTCATCTACTTGTTCTGTAACCTATACTTGTACTATGATCAG ATCGAGCAAATGCACAAATTTGGCTACTTCCTTACTTTCATGGTGCCGACAACGCTGTTTATCATGAATGTGATGTGGTTCAGAAAGATCATAAGAGGACTTGTAAAGATGTTAACCAAGCAGCAATGA